The nucleotide window ACAAGGAAACCCCCATGCAATCCATCGATCTACACGGCATCGTCGCTTATCCGATCACCCCGTTCCACGACTCCGACGGCAGCGTCGACGACGAGATGCTGGTGCGCCTCATCGACCGGCTGA belongs to Salifodinibacter halophilus and includes:
- a CDS encoding dihydrodipicolinate synthase family protein: MQSIDLHGIVAYPITPFHDSDGSVDDEMLVRLIDRL